In Aphelocoma coerulescens isolate FSJ_1873_10779 chromosome 13, UR_Acoe_1.0, whole genome shotgun sequence, the following are encoded in one genomic region:
- the SMIM32 gene encoding small integral membrane protein 32, with translation MQVERWHGAPSASPELPAHSQSSQHVPADQQMNQRISPNEACWGNKGQDTRLTAFALLLYFYCGGNLSKNMYSELLNSTSATEAHLIIQTNTPYLSSTPRPVSSSALYTSTARVLKEGEINKPDLVTYIILFFFLFLTVTFIVFFINCQLKNSFFATLPYDRSLREARNPWRTQAV, from the exons ATGCAGGTGGAGCGGTGGCACGGGGCTCCCAGCGcatccccagagctcccagcacattcccagagctcccagcacgTCCCGGCTGACCAGCAGATGAACCAGCGCATTTCCCCAAACGAGGCGTGCTGGGGGAACAAGGGCCAGGACACGAG ACTGACTGCATTTGCCCTCCTGCTTTACTTCTACTGTGGAGGAAATTTAAGCAAGAACATGTATAGTGAATTGCTCAATTCAACCAGTGCCACTGAAGCTCACCTAATCATTCAGACCAACACGCCCTACCTGAGCAGCACTCCGAGACCCGTGAGCTCCTCCGCTCTTTACACGTCGACAGCCAGGGTGTtaaaagaaggggaaataaATAAGCCAGACCTGGTGACTTACatcattctgtttttctttctgttcttgacTGTGACATTCATTGTGTTCTTCATAAACTGCCAgctgaaaaattctttttttgctACTCTTCCTTACGACAGATCGCTCAGGGAAGCGAGGAACCCGTGGAGGACACAAGCTGTCTGA